Within Lytechinus pictus isolate F3 Inbred chromosome 7, Lp3.0, whole genome shotgun sequence, the genomic segment CCATACTCATTAAAAAATGCAACTCCCTTGTGCAATGTCAGTGATTCATTTATCTGGATTTTTTGCTCTATATGACATCAATATCCAGGTATGCAATTTACAACTGTTAACTGTTCATATGTATGTGGTGACTTATAAATATAGTATTCAATGTCACTCTTTGTCATGCTTCTGCGCATATTAaccacacatttttttttctggtggtACTGAATAGCAAGAACACATCTCATTTGTTTGGTATTTCaagttttcaaccacaaatacatgtacatgtaggtggcaAAAATTTGTTGCAAACTACACCTTTACCCATGTAGCCCATTTGGCTATGCTtagcaatttgtttttcatacTGGTATTGTAggcttttttaaaaaaaagccctgGCATATCATtactgaaattattgaaatagttttccaactacatgtagttatgcTTAAATTTCCTAAAGTCTATTTGAATAAACTTTAGTAGATGACTGCAGTTGTCGTAGTTTAATGTTTCATCAATCAGtagtttgaatttgaattgggATTTGAgatttatatttattaaattaaaaatcctaaaacttaaaaaaaaaaaaatttaaccaaTAGAGAATGTGAGGTAGAGTATGCTTTCCTTTTATAGCAACACTGCTTCATTGGTTACTTAGTATTGTATTTCACTCTTGATTGAAATTTACTTTGCATTGCGTTTTATGACCTTGCAATATAGcgttcatattattatttattcaaggGATGGTTTACAAAATTCTTTGGTTTATTTGCATTAACCTGAAATaagtaaatgtacatgtatgcatgatgAAAAGTAATTTAATGGTTACCATGGTGAGATATGAGCACAATATTGTGTGTTTTCAGGCAGCCAAAATGATACTAAAATTTGTGTAGACATTCCTCCATGCAGgtgttatttgttttattttgttctacATGTGATtgattctgtgcaaaaatgaaattgagaaaCTGTTTGTCAAAGCTTTGCATTATAAATAGACAACACTGTAATGCTACCCATAAATTGACTGATTAATTGATGTTCCTAAATTAGGATTGCACTCATTAACATTGAATGTAATCACCCACgtcatttcatgtacatgtaattttagcTTAGAAAATCTTCCACAGACAATTCATTATGTTATGTAGACCTAGCAATTAATTACTGTAAagtatgaaaatcaattatctacatgtactcaCAATAtgacttatttcatatttttaaatttcaggATGACTCTGGGAATGAATTATTCATCAGCGCATCCTTCTCAGGTTTAAGTGTTAAACATCTAGATAGACAAGAGACTGTTCATTTTGAGTGAGTATATTGCCAAGTAAATTTTTAGAATTTTCTcggaaaaaaaagatgaggataaaatctgaaaatttcattgcattttcaTCACATTTTACTGTGAATATGTGCCTTACTTGTGACATGGAATCTACAGAGAGTTATAAAGAGATATGCATctccattttaagcattttcatCAAGCCTTCATTGAAATGTTTCTGTCATTCTTTCTGCATTATTAAGGGGGAAAAATGAGTGAAGACTCTCCCTTTAAGTAATGGAGTCTAAAGAGGAAGTGTGTGTGTGATTCATTTGTTGATTGTTAGCCATTCCAGAGCAGAGTTCACAGTCAATAccaattgattttgttttgtcacTGCCATTGCATTCTTTGGAGGGGACAATGTGAGGTGTCAGGTGGGGACAAAGTCTAAAACATTTCTTCAAGTTTTCAAATCAGACCAAAAGGTTATCCAGACTTTGAGCTGTTCGTCAACAGGTTTGTTGTAAAAGATCAAGAGGAATGGAATGTAAAGTGATCGAGCAGAGAGCTCCAAAGTTTAAACATATACCTGTATAGTCCTGTCAACATCAGCCTAAGTTTTAAGTTAAGTTCATTCAAATTTCTTAGGTGAGAAACAAAACTTAGTAAATAATGGTTCACGTAGTTATGGTTATGTCAGTAGAGCTTTCAATCGCACAATTTTCCTAGCCCACCCACCAGGCCACCACACATCACAGGTTAGTGGGTTTGACCTGGGAAGTAAAGGTCAATCTTGGAATGTATACAATACATATTCGAATCAGAAGAGCGCCCAAAGTATTAGTAGTGGTTCTGCAGGATATCCTTTCAAAATGCACCATGTTTATGTTTGATATTTAAAGACATTTATTTTTAGGACCTACAAGAAATGTATTGAAATGTGAAGTTTGACCTaaaattctttgaaaaaatgTCTCTTAGGGTTAGATTAAGTGTTGAATGAACATAGTCTCAACCAGTTTGTCTGATCCAGCTTGGTACTCTGACCAGAACAGacttgagatatttttttttaaatattaagaaTCAGTTTAATAGAGGGTTATTTTGTGAGTTTGATCCTGAGATTACATGATGCTTGGGTCAACTCAGGCTTATTTTTGTTGGTAGGGGTGGGGGAGTGGTGCAAAATAGtgtatatttattgatattgataatataattgaTATTAAAGCATCTGGCAAATATGTTTACCTGATCATATCATGATACTAGACAATgaaacaagaaacaaaaagtacATATCGCCTACATGCTTTGTATTGTAGATAATGGAATTATTTGCTACTAAATTGAGAATCACCTTCTCTCTAGCTTTCTGATGGGTTTAGAGACGAATTTCCTGAATCTCAAGCTTTTTCTTTCAGTCCGATTGGGCTGCCGCTAGTTAAGGAAGAAAGAACAAAACTGAGGCTGATGGAGAACCACCTCTTAATAGCATCGAGAATTCCAAAATGTAAACATATTCTATTTTGACATGTCACATCTGTATAGTGAGATACCATGTGCAAATAATACGTATAAAGTGCATATCCTTGCATGAGTTATTGTATAAACACAAGACCAAATTTAGGGATGATATGATtgtcaagtacatgtacatgtatgagtaatattgataatgTCTGTCTCAAGTTTAACATTAAGGTGTACCTGAGGCAACATTGTTGAATATGATAAATATGCTTTAATAGTCATAGGGTACACTGTGCTTAGAGAATGACCCCATAGTAAATAACATACCTCTTAGGTAATAAGAACATAAAAATTACGTTTGATACATCGTGAGACAATTGGTTATTTCTTCGACTCAATCCTTCACCACGATGAACCCCTTCCACATCAAgaacattcatgtacatgttttaaagtggaaattaaaatattttttttcttcaatattctgATATgtgatatgaatatgaatatgagTTCATTTTAAGATTTTTCTTGTCTCGTAGAATTTCAATCCAATACACCTCTTACCTTGTTCGTGTATATGCCAATACTGCAATATTATGGTAATATTACTGGTGCACATCATCAAGCAATACCAAAATCTCATGATGTATGTATGGGAATATACTGTACTCATGATTCTGCATTATTGCAAATATTTAAAGTTCTTAAGTTTTTGAAGGGTCCTAATAATTATGAAAGTATACAGATCcagctcatgaaacttggacataattaGTATTCTAGTATCACTGATCACCTTGCTTGAgttttacatgtaggtcacttgattaaggtcaaaagtcatttagggtcgaTGATTTTTTACCATAATTTAGGGTATATACACTACCATATTTTgttaatgtcatcataactctGAATGTTCATGGATCTATATGTAGTTAATTAAACTTAGACATACAGGAAATCATGTATCACTATCATTCTGCATGAGTTTAAGGTTATATGATtaaggtcataggtcatttagggtcaatgaatataGAATTTTATCATACGAATTGTCTTTTGTGAAGTTTttttagctgttttcaaagtcagcactgctgctatagtGAATCCCGTAAATGCAGGTGGGACTGCCAGAGGTATTCCACTTGTCAATATTGTGGTTTGTTCCTTGAAATTACATGTGTTTCAACCAACATCTCTgtagttgttattttgattctTACTTCTTgcaattcaaaaaaaaatctataaaatgcCTAGCttaaagaaaatgttgatattttttattttgccttCCTTGTCTTAAATAGGTGGCATGAGGTTGTGAGCATGGGCCACAATCGGCGGGCCTTTGGGGTTGGGACGTCCCGCTCTCATGATGTCCTGCAATTTCAGATGGATGATGCGGAGACAGCCAAGTATGTGTGCAGAATATGCAGACTCCAACAGCAGTTCCACAAGTATACAGTTGAAACAGTCAAGTGAGTCAGTTGGAATATGCCTTAACATTTAAGAGCTATTCATGGCACTATATACACTTGTAGAATATCTTCACAGAAACAAGATTAGCATCCTGAGCAAGTGGGGTGTACTAGCAGATAAGGAATATCAGAAATTACGAGAGAGATGTCAGTTTTGAAGACTACCTTTAcgatgtgcatgtacatgtatgtttagtGCAAGTTCTGTCTATGAAACATTTTAGAAAATTCCGTGTCACACTTAGTGGTGTCTTTCAGCTGAATCCCGTTCAAGATCTTTTCCTTCTTATATTCTCATTTCAGTATATACACGAACATGAAACAGTGGGAAAGCCAACATACTTCCCGGAAGTTGTGAAGCTgtttaaaatcaatattataaatattttacTACACAATCATTCTTGCGTGTATGATAGGGGTTTGAGCTTTGATTCATTTGATAAGAAAAGGGCAAAATGCACTTccttgttttgtgaattttggccTCTATTTGACCTCTTCTATAACTCTAATAAAACTAAACTCATGAATTATGGAATGTTATGAATGCTTAATGTGTTTTTAAAGTGCTTTAATCCCTCCCTGGAGCTGAAATGCATAACAAAACCACATACTGATGTATGGAAGCAACCAAACAACTGACTAACACAATCAGttgtatttatatattgttGTTGATGGGACAATGAAATTTATTACCACAATATCTAATGCTTTGGGGTTTTGTTATTGGGGTTCAACCGGAAAAAAGGACTGTGTAGTGGCTTTTTGTGGAATAAATATGTGGTGTTTTTTAAGTGGAAAAATCCACTATGCTGGTGCCACAAAAAAGTTTGTCCACATCAAATTAAGGTCTGATTGAAAGTGTATTTAGGGtcagcaaaattattttttcctcaGCATCATTGGATCATGGTCATTGTAGACTGTATCATTGTATTTAATTAGCTAGCAATAGTGCGGCCTGGATTGGTCAAGCCACCTCAGGTTAGTGGCACATCAATGCTTGTCTGAACGCACAGACTGATTAGCACTTCAGTCAACATTTCTGTCTGGAAATAGTCAAGCTAAATAttcttaatttgttttatttttatttgttttactgTGCACTCCTATGGGTCATGAAatttatcttctcttttttttagccCAATCATCCCTATTATTCAATCAGAAAGGTTGGGAGATCAAccaaaatatgattaaataaTAATCATGGTGCTTTGAGTTTGTCTGAAACTTGGGACAGTATATTTAAGTATGTTTATTGACAGAAGTGAGATGCTTTGTTTCACCATGTTTGACTACTATGAAACATGTGTCAGAGCTTTTTGTGTAGTGTCTGAACATGGCTTTTGATTGTCTTTGTATATTTCAGGCTTGGAAGCAGAGAGGTTCTGGTCGATGGTTTCCCAGCAGACAAGCTAATCACTGTAGTAGATCCAGAGAGGAGAATGTCAATGGATGGACACCAATCATCAGGAAAGATGAGGAATAGAGATAGTCTTATGATGGGTGAAGGAACTTCCTCTGAGGGTAAGTTATGAACAATACTagctgaaaatatatttatgccTCGTAGTAAGCATATAGTGATGGGTTATTGGATAGCAGTTCCATGGCATTCGCTCCAGCATCATTTGCTCCAATGGGaaatctgcatgttaagccAAACAAAACCTAACctctaaaaaaaagtaaaccctaatccttatctgtACAgcattctgaaccaaaaactcgaTAACAATCCTAAATCTAACCATATGCCCTTTGAGATATTAGGACAGGTAGCAGGAGCATGTCGTATCACCTGGATAATAACTATTTGTGGTGTAATATTGGAAGAAAGGATTGCGCCAAAGTTTGATCATTTGCTTTACATTCAACatcttaaccctatctaggccagggggggggggcacagaaTAGATACACCCAACTCATTTGTTATGGTTATCCTACTTTgagaaatggggaaaaatatattcaatggTGGTAAAATAATAACTAAACTTTATATAAAATGCTTTTTTGCTTGTATTAATCTCATGTTTTAATTTTACTCATTAATATTtgatggacatttttttttaattgacagaGAACCTTCCACATCACATGATGGCGGATGGTCAACTAAGTAACCAGCAATTCATCATTAGCCAAACAGGAAATACCAACTTCACCACATCTCAACTGAGTCTTGATAACCAGCATGCCTATGACATGGGTCCTTTCACTACCTCCCAGCTAAGTCTGGACAGACCACCTACTGATTACAGCTACTCTAATGGTAACCTAGTCATGCTGGATCAGAATGGAAGTGTGTATAGCGCCCCCAGTGTGAATTCGCTGAATTATGGACTCCACAACCAGGTGTCACCAAACTCGTCCAATCCTAGCCTTACGAACAATGAGAAACTGCGCGCTCATCTGCAAGCAGCTCTGCCGGCATACAGGCAGAGTCCAGACTATGAGTCGTTCATCCAGGCCAGACTGCAGCAAAGGCTGTTGACTGTGAGTGAGCAGAGTCAGAGTGTAGGGAACCTTGGTAAGCAGAATGGGTTTGGACCTGTGGAAAGTGTGCTCTATCCTCAGCCGGAACTGAGGCAACATAGTCATAACAATCACTACAGGCAGCAGTTCAGACTCAGCTATGGAGGCATGCCTAACAATTACTACACTTCCAACAACATGGACTACTCCCTGGAGTCACTGCAGCATGGGCTGTTGATAAAGACTCCCCATGGGAACATTGTACATACCATCAGTGTGCCTGAATTGACGTCAGAGCATATTCAAACCACAGAGGAGTATATTACTGCAAAACTGTTGAAAAACAAGTACAAACCACCACCGCCTTACCCAAGAGGAAGTGCCAGTACCCCTAACCTTGCCAGGCAAAGTAATAATTACTTAGTGAGCAGTAGTAGCCCCGATCTGGTGAGTAGGAGGTTACAGGCTATTGAAGCCATGCATGAGGTTAATCTCCATGGAAGCGGGAATGTAAATATTGATACGGATTTATCTCAGTCATTACCCATAGATGCATTCCAACAGTTGAGGATACAGGACTACCATCCGCAGGTTGGTATGTACAGCAGACACGTTTCACAAGGATATCAGCAGCAGTACAGTCCACAGCAACGAGAGTTCAAACCTGCATTGACTCTAAATCTGACAGACAAAGCCCAACCGTCTGATCTCTCCATGATAGGTGTGCCCTCTGGGTACGAGGACAAACTGCCTACCCCGCCAGACAAGGCTAGGATCATGAGTCCTTTCCAGGAATTCGCAGTGCCTTTGGTCAGCCCACCAAGTGAATTTGCAGATCACAGTGACATTGATTCAAACATGTCTCCGGGTAGTGTTGGGAGTCCTCCACGCCACTTTCACCTACCTCCCCAAGGCTTGGGGGATATTTACAACTCACAACCATCACTTCCAGAGAACCATATGACCTATGTGACAGGTGGCTTTGGACAGATGAATGGCACTGGTCAGCATGGCTCGCCCACAAGAGTATACTCTATGCCTCAGCTCCACCCAGAAATGCGGGAGGTGAACCCTAGTCATTATGCCATGCTCCATGTTGATCAGGCCAACTATGTTAATTCTGTACAGGGCTTCCACGTGCATCCCCAGCAGCAACACACCTCAGAAGTAGAAACAATACTAGCAGAGAGGACAAATCATCAGCCGCAAGGCAGTCCTATTGCAGTGAACAATCATAACATTGGTAGCTTTGCTTCTAATGTGAATGTTACGCCTTTGGACAATATCACTCAGGAAATTCCTCAGAAGGGGCATGCAACTCAGTCGCCCTCTCCACCTCCAGCTCTTCCACTCTCGACAGTTGACGTTAACACTCACCAGCCCAAGCAACCTGAAATGAAAGTCAGTTCTCCAACCTCGAAACCTTCCACCAGTACTACTGCTCAGCAACCTTCCACATCAAAAGCCTCATCTGCTCAACCAATTAGCAGCAGCAAGCACAAATCATCCAAAGCACCCGAGTCACCTACGCTGCCTTTGTCTCCTGATCCTGAAGGAAGAGAAATTCTTGAGGATGTAGGGACTGAAAATGGAGGATACATTGGTCCTTTGAAGCTGGCTGCCATGAGTGGGTTAACCCTTCTCAGACCAAGGGACATGCCTGATGAACCAGAGGAAGAATCTAAACATCCAAGAGATGCAAGGGTAAGTAGAGAAATCATGCTTTGGACCTTAAAGCAAATGTATGGGAATGTTTGGAGATTTCTTACAGTGTGCCTAATTTTTTACACTAAGCAAAGAAATCTGTTTTTAGTCCAGACCAAATATATGTCTTTACCTAGCCCAATACCCCCTTCCCCATTCATAAAGCTAAATCTCATAATCCTAATATACCTTAATTCATTTGCCCAGAGACCAAAAAAGGTTCAAGAAAATCCGCTGACAGCTCAATTATTTAGTATGTTATGCAGCTAAAACAAATTTGCATATGTATTATTAACCTCATGTTTAGAAAATAGATGATTTCATTGTGCATGATTTGAATGTATTCAATCAATATTTATGTTCTTCTGTACCAACAACATTGTGATTTGCTTTCATCAACTTGATTTGGAAAGTGCAAATGGGTGAAAGCCATTTCATTGTTATGGCTTTATGTTGAtgttatatattgtttattgcATGTTTGGGAATGTAAACATTATTAAAACAATACAGTCGAAAATATATGTGCTTATATGAATCTACGTTGGTTTAAGAAGTACAAAACAATTCAAACATTCACCTTGGTATAATTGATATCATAATCTACCTTTACCTCATGTTCATTTCTATTTCTCacttttgctttttattatttttttttcaggaatgtAAATATTATGTTAACAGTACAATAGCAAAGTTgataaataagaagaaaaaaataacgatttatcaaaaggtatataaaaaagagatggaagcttttttattttttaatttattttggaTGTTTAGAGAACATTCACCACAATATTAAGCTCAaaatgatacaattttttttttgttcaactaTTTCCACATTTTGatcattaattaattttgtatatttgattGATGTGATTTATTTTGCAGCGGAAAATCCTTGAGAAGCAATTGAGAGAAGGTCAGGTATTCACAGAGTATGAGCAGATTCATAAGAAGCGAGAAGGAGCAGTGTGCTATACATCAAAATTACCAGAGAATGTCAACAGAAACAGATTCAAAGATGTCCTACCATATGAGGTATggatcaattaaaataaaaaaatccctTTTCTTGCTTTTCTTAAAAAGTTGATATTCAAAGCTGTTGGGTATATGGTATTTCTGAAAGGATTGATATACTCTTTAATATTTCTGAATTGGAATAAAAAGCTTTTCATATTGAAAGCTTTCAGTATATATTCCACTCAGCATTATGTATCACATCATCAAGAAAGTGATGGTTAACAATGTCAGTATGATGATTGTATTTTAGAAATGTGatgtaatgaaatatttaatttgtttgAGTTGGtgatcttctttttctttgtctgaCTCGGGACAAGTAAGAAACTGAGTTTCTTGTTTGATCCTGCCCAATATATGAAAAAGAATTTACCAAGTCCTGGCTTTGTAAGACATGCTATCAATAATAAAGATTGGAATGCTATGATAGATTCATTCACTGCCACTAAAAGTACATTATTTTAGTAGCTTTTAATATTAGTTTGTAACAGGCAATTGTTAAAAGTTCGATGACACAGGGCTCAATAGATTTTTTCAGTAAGTTTATTGCCCATGATCTTTGTGGACAAAGTTGCAGTTGGCCAATACAAGGATTTTAGGCGCCTGATACAGTTTGCAGTGAAATCACAGACAAATCACTTCATGAAACTCAGAAAATTATGTATATAAAT encodes:
- the LOC129265393 gene encoding tyrosine-protein phosphatase non-receptor type 21-like isoform X3 is translated as MTTENVSLSELLLRVMNAHQAKVGMSTCQSELGYIDQAAKLQGYGQESFPAKDDSGNELFISASFSGLSVKHLDRQETVHFEWHEVVSMGHNRRAFGVGTSRSHDVLQFQMDDAETAKYVCRICRLQQQFHKYTVETVKLGSREVLVDGFPADKLITVVDPERRMSMDGHQSSGKMRNRDSLMMGEGTSSEENLPHHMMADGQLSNQQFIISQTGNTNFTTSQLSLDNQHAYDMGPFTTSQLSLDRPPTDYSYSNGNLVMLDQNGSVYSAPSVNSLNYGLHNQVSPNSSNPSLTNNEKLRAHLQAALPAYRQSPDYESFIQARLQQRLLTVSEQSQSVGNLGKQNGFGPVESVLYPQPELRQHSHNNHYRQQFRLSYGGMPNNYYTSNNMDYSLESLQHGLLIKTPHGNIVHTISVPELTSEHIQTTEEYITAKLLKNKYKPPPPYPRGSASTPNLARQSNNYLVSSSSPDLVSRRLQAIEAMHEVNLHGSGNVNIDTDLSQSLPIDAFQQLRIQDYHPQVGMYSRHVSQGYQQQYSPQQREFKPALTLNLTDKAQPSDLSMIGVPSGYEDKLPTPPDKARIMSPFQEFAVPLVSPPSEFADHSDIDSNMSPGSVGSPPRHFHLPPQGLGDIYNSQPSLPENHMTYVTGGFGQMNGTGQHGSPTRVYSMPQLHPEMREVNPSHYAMLHVDQANYVNSVQGFHVHPQQQHTSEVETILAERTNHQPQGSPIAVNNHNIGSFASNVNVTPLDNITQEIPQKGHATQSPSPPPALPLSTVDVNTHQPKQPEMKVSSPTSKPSTSTTAQQPSTSKASSAQPISSSKHKSSKAPESPTLPLSPDPEGREILEDVGTENGGYIGPLKLAAMSGLTLLRPRDMPDEPEEESKHPRDARRKILEKQLREGQVFTEYEQIHKKREGAVCYTSKLPENVNRNRFKDVLPYEDCRVELSSSHHNSGGYINASLVKVPIAGEMLHYIAAQSPMENTVQDWWRMVWESGTQVIAMLTKLKEDGREKCFKYWPDCTSPKKNTAEFGPFRVIAQFSNDSGCYITSGLTLRHLPSGEQRTVWHLQYNDWPNKGCPNDVHGFLSFLEEFQSVCRHANSMNEVDVGPPPIVHCSAGVGRTGVLLLVDIMISSLEHNEEINIPKMLGILRQQRMLMVQTVGQYTFVYKALIQSLKNTRLI
- the LOC129265393 gene encoding tyrosine-protein phosphatase non-receptor type 21-like isoform X2, whose protein sequence is MHKMVILVLIAYFSFLHSLLLHFRFSLEGANLIHKYMYFLQLKSDIIEGILPCSEEQAVTLASFALQAEIGNFDPAKHTVEFYQNEYVLLPKNMTTENVSLSELLLRVMNAHQAKVGMSTCQSELGYIDQAAKLQGYGQESFPAKDDSGNELFISASFSGLSVKHLDRQETVHFEWHEVVSMGHNRRAFGVGTSRSHDVLQFQMDDAETAKYVCRICRLQQQFHKYTVETVKLGSREVLVDGFPADKLITVVDPERRMSMDGHQSSGKMRNRDSLMMGEGTSSEENLPHHMMADGQLSNQQFIISQTGNTNFTTSQLSLDNQHAYDMGPFTTSQLSLDRPPTDYSYSNGNLVMLDQNGSVYSAPSVNSLNYGLHNQVSPNSSNPSLTNNEKLRAHLQAALPAYRQSPDYESFIQARLQQRLLTVSEQSQSVGNLGKQNGFGPVESVLYPQPELRQHSHNNHYRQQFRLSYGGMPNNYYTSNNMDYSLESLQHGLLIKTPHGNIVHTISVPELTSEHIQTTEEYITAKLLKNKYKPPPPYPRGSASTPNLARQSNNYLVSSSSPDLVSRRLQAIEAMHEVNLHGSGNVNIDTDLSQSLPIDAFQQLRIQDYHPQVGMYSRHVSQGYQQQYSPQQREFKPALTLNLTDKAQPSDLSMIGVPSGYEDKLPTPPDKARIMSPFQEFAVPLVSPPSEFADHSDIDSNMSPGSVGSPPRHFHLPPQGLGDIYNSQPSLPENHMTYVTGGFGQMNGTGQHGSPTRVYSMPQLHPEMREVNPSHYAMLHVDQANYVNSVQGFHVHPQQQHTSEVETILAERTNHQPQGSPIAVNNHNIGSFASNVNVTPLDNITQEIPQKGHATQSPSPPPALPLSTVDVNTHQPKQPEMKVSSPTSKPSTSTTAQQPSTSKASSAQPISSSKHKSSKAPESPTLPLSPDPEGREILEDVGTENGGYIGPLKLAAMSGLTLLRPRDMPDEPEEESKHPRDARRKILEKQLREGQVFTEYEQIHKKREGAVCYTSKLPENVNRNRFKDVLPYEDCRVELSSSHHNSGGYINASLVKVPIAGEMLHYIAAQSPMENTVQDWWRMVWESGTQVIAMLTKLKEDGREKCFKYWPDCTSPKKNTAEFGPFRVIAQFSNDSGCYITSGLTLRHLPSGEQRTVWHLQYNDWPNKGCPNDVHGFLSFLEEFQSVCRHANSMNEVDVGPPPIVHCSAGVGRTGVLLLVDIMISSLEHNEEINIPKMLGILRQQRMLMVQTVGQYTFVYKALIQSLKNTRLI
- the LOC129265393 gene encoding tyrosine-protein phosphatase non-receptor type 21-like isoform X1; amino-acid sequence: MPFGLRLKKTRRYNVSGKNSFVARIQLLDNAVLEITLTPESLGQDCLDTIAQKLQLEESIYFGLQYSNKNYKLRWVDLEKPLKKQLDKNAHDSMLRLGVMLYTTNIQTLRHEITRYMYFLQLKSDIIEGILPCSEEQAVTLASFALQAEIGNFDPAKHTVEFYQNEYVLLPKNMTTENVSLSELLLRVMNAHQAKVGMSTCQSELGYIDQAAKLQGYGQESFPAKDDSGNELFISASFSGLSVKHLDRQETVHFEWHEVVSMGHNRRAFGVGTSRSHDVLQFQMDDAETAKYVCRICRLQQQFHKYTVETVKLGSREVLVDGFPADKLITVVDPERRMSMDGHQSSGKMRNRDSLMMGEGTSSEENLPHHMMADGQLSNQQFIISQTGNTNFTTSQLSLDNQHAYDMGPFTTSQLSLDRPPTDYSYSNGNLVMLDQNGSVYSAPSVNSLNYGLHNQVSPNSSNPSLTNNEKLRAHLQAALPAYRQSPDYESFIQARLQQRLLTVSEQSQSVGNLGKQNGFGPVESVLYPQPELRQHSHNNHYRQQFRLSYGGMPNNYYTSNNMDYSLESLQHGLLIKTPHGNIVHTISVPELTSEHIQTTEEYITAKLLKNKYKPPPPYPRGSASTPNLARQSNNYLVSSSSPDLVSRRLQAIEAMHEVNLHGSGNVNIDTDLSQSLPIDAFQQLRIQDYHPQVGMYSRHVSQGYQQQYSPQQREFKPALTLNLTDKAQPSDLSMIGVPSGYEDKLPTPPDKARIMSPFQEFAVPLVSPPSEFADHSDIDSNMSPGSVGSPPRHFHLPPQGLGDIYNSQPSLPENHMTYVTGGFGQMNGTGQHGSPTRVYSMPQLHPEMREVNPSHYAMLHVDQANYVNSVQGFHVHPQQQHTSEVETILAERTNHQPQGSPIAVNNHNIGSFASNVNVTPLDNITQEIPQKGHATQSPSPPPALPLSTVDVNTHQPKQPEMKVSSPTSKPSTSTTAQQPSTSKASSAQPISSSKHKSSKAPESPTLPLSPDPEGREILEDVGTENGGYIGPLKLAAMSGLTLLRPRDMPDEPEEESKHPRDARRKILEKQLREGQVFTEYEQIHKKREGAVCYTSKLPENVNRNRFKDVLPYEDCRVELSSSHHNSGGYINASLVKVPIAGEMLHYIAAQSPMENTVQDWWRMVWESGTQVIAMLTKLKEDGREKCFKYWPDCTSPKKNTAEFGPFRVIAQFSNDSGCYITSGLTLRHLPSGEQRTVWHLQYNDWPNKGCPNDVHGFLSFLEEFQSVCRHANSMNEVDVGPPPIVHCSAGVGRTGVLLLVDIMISSLEHNEEINIPKMLGILRQQRMLMVQTVGQYTFVYKALIQSLKNTRLI